In a genomic window of Heterodontus francisci isolate sHetFra1 chromosome 21, sHetFra1.hap1, whole genome shotgun sequence:
- the LOC137381124 gene encoding probable G-protein coupled receptor 139: protein MRETFYSIRKLYYLILAGIGVPVNLLAIGLLSRGKCGLSTCTTRYLVAMAMADLLVIISEVILWRISYYYFPGSFLDITPVCSVIAVLSRAATDCSVWFTVTFSFDRFVAICCQKLKTKYCTKTTAALVLATSCIVLCLKNVPFYFIFEPREIIDNVPWDCYRNPSYYTAPGWVGFDWFAVVLTPLLPFTLVLLLNALTIRHVLVASRVRKGLKCQSRGENHTDPEMESRRKSMILLFSISGSFILLWLVYVMDFLYYNITGTDHSDYTDSEYIFGEFGFMLRTLSCCINTFIYLAIQSKFREQVKNAMKYPVVSIIQLMNKENN, encoded by the coding sequence ttaatttactggcgattggcttgctgtcccggggaaagtgcggactctccacctgcaccactcgctacctggtggccatggcaatggcggatctactggtcattatctctgAAGTCATCCTGtggcggatcagttattattatttcccgggatctttcctggacatcacgcctgtgtgtagtgttattgcTGTCCTAagtcgtgcagccacagactgctctgtctggttcactgtcactttctcatttgatcgatttgtggctatttgttgccagaagctaaaaacaaaatattgcaccaagacaaCTGCAGCTCTGGTTCTCGCGACAAGCTGCATTGTTCTCTGTTTAAAAAACGTTCccttctactttatatttgaaccgaGAGAGATAATTGACAACGTGCCGTGGGACTGTTATCGAAATCCAAGCTATTATACTgcacccggatgggtgggatttgactggtttgctgtggttttaactccattgctcccattcactttagtcttgttgctcaacgctctgacaatcAGACacgttttagtggccagtcgagtccggaaGGGACTGAAGTGTCAGAGCAGGGGAGAAAATCAcactgatccagagatggagagcagaaggaagtctatgattttactcttcagcatatctggcagcttcatacttctgtggttggtgtatgttatggatttcttatattataacattacaggaacagaTCATAGCGATTACACCGATTCTGAATACATATTCGGAGAATTTGGGTTTATGTTGCGGACTTTAAGTTGCTGCATAAACACGTTTATTTATTTGGCGATTCAGTCGaaattcagagagcaggtcaaaaaTGCAATGAAATATCCAGTtgtatcaattattcaattaatgaacaaGGAAAACAACTGA